One genomic region from Clostridia bacterium encodes:
- a CDS encoding transcriptional repressor gives MQNYNTQQRQILLDFFARHIDQSVSTVEVINELRERQISESAIYRNLLLLEKEGKLRRTSKIGDRKTYYQYIDNDECKGQIHISCIKCGKTTHISPNVSKRLAKNLKDEDNFIIDNDETVIYGLCKKCGG, from the coding sequence ATGCAGAATTACAATACACAACAAAGACAAATTCTTCTTGATTTTTTTGCCCGACATATAGATCAGAGCGTTTCCACGGTAGAAGTAATAAACGAGTTAAGAGAACGTCAAATCAGCGAAAGTGCTATTTACCGCAATTTGCTTTTACTTGAAAAAGAAGGAAAACTACGCAGAACAAGCAAAATCGGAGATCGCAAAACGTACTATCAGTATATAGACAACGACGAATGCAAAGGACAGATCCATATTTCCTGTATAAAGTGCGGCAAGACGACTCATATTTCCCCGAATGTGAGCAAGCGCCTTGCAAAAAACTTAAAGGATGAAGATAATTTTATAATTGATAACGATGAAACCGTAATATACGGCTTATGTAAAAAATGCGGAGGCTGA
- a CDS encoding zinc ABC transporter substrate-binding protein has product MKKIIVMFIVLCTLISGIGVLSACSGSQKNSEKIKIVTTVFSEYDWTMNVLGDQIDNAEVALLLDSGADLHSYQPTVADIAKIATCDLFIYVGGESDEWVDDALKNATNPNMIVINLLETLGDKAKEEEIVEGMEGEEHDHDEGEEHDDEEEETEYDEHVWLSLKNAVIFVNEIASALGKIDKDNASAYESNAKDYSGKLSALDNQYEQAVAAATTKTLLFGDRFPFRYLVDDYEISYYAAFVGCSAETEASFETIVFLAGKVDELGLTAILKIESSDGSIAQTIKENTTAKNQKILTMDSLQSATKKEYAAGRTYLKVMQDNLAVLTEALG; this is encoded by the coding sequence ATGAAAAAAATAATTGTAATGTTTATTGTGCTATGCACTCTTATTTCCGGAATCGGCGTTTTGTCGGCTTGCTCCGGTTCTCAAAAAAACAGTGAAAAAATTAAAATCGTAACGACCGTATTTTCGGAGTACGATTGGACGATGAACGTACTCGGCGACCAAATAGACAATGCCGAAGTTGCGCTTTTATTAGATAGCGGCGCTGATCTTCACAGTTACCAACCCACAGTTGCAGATATAGCGAAAATTGCCACTTGCGATTTGTTTATTTACGTCGGCGGCGAATCCGACGAATGGGTCGACGACGCATTGAAAAATGCAACGAACCCAAACATGATCGTCATCAATCTCCTTGAAACCCTCGGAGACAAGGCGAAAGAAGAAGAGATCGTCGAAGGTATGGAAGGCGAAGAACACGATCACGATGAAGGGGAAGAACATGACGACGAGGAGGAAGAAACGGAATATGACGAACACGTTTGGCTTTCTCTCAAAAATGCAGTGATTTTTGTCAACGAGATTGCTTCCGCACTCGGCAAAATCGACAAAGATAACGCTTCCGCATATGAAAGCAATGCCAAGGATTATAGCGGCAAATTGTCGGCGTTGGATAATCAATATGAGCAGGCAGTTGCAGCCGCAACGACAAAAACGTTATTGTTCGGCGACAGATTCCCTTTCCGTTATCTTGTTGACGACTATGAGATTTCATATTACGCCGCTTTCGTAGGTTGCTCCGCCGAAACGGAAGCAAGTTTTGAAACCATAGTTTTCCTTGCAGGCAAAGTTGACGAACTCGGACTTACCGCTATTTTGAAAATAGAGAGTTCCGATGGTAGTATTGCGCAAACGATTAAAGAAAATACTACCGCCAAAAATCAAAAGATTTTGACTATGGATTCATTGCAATCCGCAACGAAAAAAGAGTACGCCGCAGGCAGAACGTATCTGAAAGTAATGCAAGATAACCTTGCGGTTTTGACCGAAGCGCTCGGATAA
- a CDS encoding ABC transporter ATP-binding protein gives MAQLSCKNLCIGYDNSVVIGNLNFEIETGDYLAIVGENGAGKSTLIKTLLGLIKPISGEINTGDGLKKNEIGYLPQQTVVQRDFPASVWEVVLSGCLSGMGLRPFYNKKEKELARLNLERMGLKGFEKRSYRELSGGQQQRVLLARALCATRKILLLDEPVAGLDPKVTGEMYELIENLNKEGTTIIMISHDIHAAVEYANKILHIGSSSFFGTKDDYVSSEIGKRFIHIGDKDNG, from the coding sequence ATGGCTCAACTCTCGTGCAAAAACCTTTGTATCGGATATGACAACAGCGTTGTCATCGGCAATCTGAATTTTGAAATAGAAACGGGGGATTATCTCGCTATCGTCGGAGAAAACGGCGCCGGTAAATCAACGCTTATCAAAACCTTGCTTGGGCTTATAAAACCGATATCGGGTGAAATAAACACGGGAGACGGGCTAAAAAAGAACGAGATAGGCTACCTCCCGCAACAGACCGTTGTGCAAAGAGATTTCCCCGCATCGGTTTGGGAGGTAGTTCTATCGGGTTGTTTATCGGGAATGGGATTAAGACCGTTTTATAACAAAAAAGAAAAGGAACTTGCCCGTCTTAATCTTGAAAGAATGGGACTGAAAGGATTTGAAAAACGCTCTTACAGAGAACTCTCGGGCGGACAACAACAGCGAGTCTTACTTGCACGTGCATTATGCGCTACAAGGAAAATCTTGCTGTTAGACGAGCCCGTTGCAGGACTTGATCCGAAAGTTACGGGCGAAATGTATGAACTTATCGAAAATCTTAATAAAGAAGGCACAACCATTATTATGATTTCACACGATATTCACGCCGCTGTCGAATATGCAAATAAAATCCTTCATATCGGTAGCAGTTCGTTTTTCGGAACAAAAGACGATTACGTTTCAAGCGAGATCGGAAAACGGTTTATTCATATAGGAGACAAGGACAATGGCTGA